The following coding sequences lie in one Apium graveolens cultivar Ventura chromosome 1, ASM990537v1, whole genome shotgun sequence genomic window:
- the LOC141661882 gene encoding thylakoid lumenal 19 kDa protein, chloroplastic codes for MASTFSPSALLSTTTATSSTPSKPPQFKPQITIPSSKPSSTILSTTLTAALAAATILTSTTPSLADSTYQTYYGTAASAANYGGYGGNSNKKDSAEYIYDVPEGWKERLVSKVEKGTNGTDSEFFNPKKKTEKEYLLYLAGIRQLGPKEAILNNLALSDVDLQDLIASADSVTSEEVNDDKGQVYYVYEIDGVAKHSLISVTCARNKLYAHFVNAPTLEWNKDKETLRHVHESFKTIGV; via the coding sequence ATGGCATCAACTTTCTCCCCCTCAGCCCTCCTCTCCACCACCACTGCCACCTCCTCAACTCCTTCCAAACCACCACAGTTCAAACCCCAAATCACCATTCCATCCTCGAAGCcatcctcaaccatcttaagtACCACGTTGACCGCGGCGTTAGCCGCAGCCACTATCCTGACCTCCACAACTCCCTCCCTGGCAGACTCTACTTACCAAACATATTATGGCACTGCTGCCAGTGCAGCTAACTATGGCGGGTACGGTGGCAACTCAAATAAGAAAGACTCTGCAGAGTACATTTACGACGTGCCTGAAGGATGGAAAGAAAGATTAGTGTCTAAAGTTGAGAAGGGAACTAATGGCACTGACAGTGAGTTCTTCAATCCAAAAAAGAAAACTGAGAAAGAGTACTTACTTTATCTTGCCGGGATTCGACAATTGGGACCTAAAGAAGCTATCCTCAATAACTTGGCATTATCTGATGTAGACTTGCAAGACCTCATTGCTAGTGCAGATAGTGTGACTTCAGAAGAAGTGAATGATGATAAAGGGCAAGTTTATTATGTATATGAGATTGATGGAGTTGCTAAACATAGCTTAATTTCGGTTACTTGTGCAAGGAACAAGCTATACGCGCATTTTGTCAATGCACCAACACTGGAATGGAATAAAGATAAGGAAACTTTGAGACATGTTCATGAGTCTTTTAAAACTATTGGAGTGTAA